The window CTTGTTTGGACGTTCGCGACGGACAAGTCGTTAAAGGTGTCCAATTTCGTAACCACGAGATCATCGGCGACATTGTGCCGTTAGCACAGCGCTACGCACAAGAAGGCGCTGACGAGCTGGTCTTTTATGATATTACCGCATCGTCTGATGGCCGGGTTGTTGATAAAAGTTGGGTCGCTAAAGTTGCAGAAGTGATTGATATCCCGTTTTGCGTTGCGGGCGGGATCAAAAGCGTGGAAGATGCATCGCAAATTTTATCTTTTGGTGCAGATAAAATTTCAATTAACTCTCCGGCACTGTCTGATCCGACCTTGATCACCCGTTTAGCCGACCGCTTTGGCGTACAATGTATCGTTGTGGGCATTGATACTTGGTTCGATGAGAGTACCAATGAGTATCAGGTGTACCAATTTACGGGGGATGAAAAACGCACGACGCAAACACGCTGGAGAACCCTTGATTGGGTAAAAGAAGTCCAACAACGCGGTGCGGGTGAAATCGTATTAAATATGATGAACCAAGACGGTGTACGCCAAGGGTATGATCTGGTACAGCTGAGAAAAGTACGTGAAATATGCCAAGTGCCATTGATTGCCTCTGGTGGCGCGGGCGAAAAAGTGCATTTTCTTGATGCCTTTGCTGATGCTGGTGTCGATGGTGCCTTAGCCGCTTCCGTCTTCCACAAACAAATTATTAATATCGGTGACTTAAAACAATACCTAGCCGAAAATGGAGTTCAAATTAGAGTATGTTAACCTCAGAACAATGCAGCCAACTGGCATGGCAAAAAGTCGACAATCTGATGCCTGTTATCGTGCAACACGCGGTTTCAGGAGATGTGCTAATGCTGGGATATATGAACCCAGAAGCATTACAAGTCACCTTAGACAGCCGTAAAGTGACCTTTTATTCAAGAACCAAGCAACGTTTGTGGACAAAAGGTGAAACCTCTAATCACTTTCTAAACTTAGTCGATATCTACCCTGATTGCGATAGCGATACGCTATTAGCGCTCGCCCTACCCGATGGCCCAACCTGCCATAACGGGACGCAAAGCTGTTTTGCCCCGGCACAAAGCGATTGGGGCTTTTTATTTGAGCTAGAAACACTGTTAAAAGAGCGTAAAACCGCTTCACCAGAAAGCTCTTATACTGCTCGCCTATATGCAAGTGGCACCAAACGTATTGCACAAAAAGTGGGGGAAGAAGGCGTCGAAACCGCACTCGCCGCTACCGTCAATGATCGTGCCGAATTAACCAACGAAGCCGCGGATTTGATGTACCATTTAATGGTTTTACTGCAAGACCAAGACCTTGATTTAAGTGCGATTATCAAACGGCTAAAAGAGCGCCATCAGTAATGCTTAAGCTGCCTGCAAGGCTGGCAGCTTAGGTTGTTGACAAAGTGGGAGAAAAGCGTGTTTTTTCCCACTTTGTGTTATCAGGCGAAAATCAACATATTGATTTTCCTTGTTTATTTTCAAAACCTATCCAACCTGCCGCCAAACATGTTATGTTTGGCGGCAGTCTGAGCTGCCAGCGAGGCTGGCAGCTTTACTATCTAATACTGCATCAGTATGTCTGAGTGAATTTTCCATTGATGCTGCGTTGAGAGGCTCTTGCCTAAAATGGCTTTAATTCGAATAAAAATTGACCATCAAAGATAAACAGCCCCTAGAACCGTATCTCGATTAACTGGTCTCTTTATTTTTTGATAAAATATAATCAATTGCTAGATTTGGGGATAATCACTTTCTGATTTTTATTCTGTTGTATCTCAATCTAATCTTGCTATCATCTCCCTGATATAGATGTGGTTTTTAAAGGAAAAAACGGTGTCAGAAAACGTAATTTTTAGGCAATTAACCGAATTATTGGATAATAATGGTGCCAAATACCGTGTGATGGAACACGCTAGCGCGGGGAAGTCAGAAGAGGTAGCAAAAATTCGTGGAACGCAACTTGGCCAAGGTGCTAAGGGGCTAGTATGCCATGTAAAAGGTAATGGGGTTCGCCAACATGTCCTAGCCATCTTACCCGCTGATAAACAAGCCGATTTAAGCAAGATTGCGTTAGCAATAGGTGGCACTCGTGCTTCCTTAGCGAGTCCAAAAGAAGTGGACGAACTGACTCAGTGTGTCTTCGGTGCTATTCCCCCATTTAGCTTTCACCCTAATTTAAAATTAATTGCAGATCCGCTGTTATTTAAACGCTTTGAGGAGCTTGCCTTTAATGCGGGTACATTAGAACGCTCTATTATTTTAAATACGGAAGATTACCAAAGAATAGCCGCTCCCACTTTGGTCGAATTTATTCGTACAGAAGAAAGCTAACCACCTAATCGTAAAAAGGGTTATTCCGCAGAATAACCCCAAACTCGATAAAACTAGCTTATTAGCCGTCGATCATACTCTTGGCTAGCTTTTTTTAATGCCACAAAATCCGAACCACAAATAAGCCGTTTTAATGCGTTAAACTTCTGTTCTGGCCACTCATAGATTTTCAGAGCCAATAATTCACTGATAATATCTGGCGAAAAACGGTAACTAATTGGCTTTGCTGGGTTACCCCCCACGATACAGTAAGGCTCAACATCTTTAACCACCATGCTATTCGCCGCTACCACCGCACCCTCACCAATTTTAACACCCGGCATGATAAAAGCCCGCATGCCAATCCATGCTCCATCCCCAATCACTGTATCCCCTTTCCCAACATAAGCTTCTTCAATATATTCAAGGAAGGGATACAAGCAGAACCAGTCTATTCGATGAGTATGATTTCCCCCCATCAAAATTACGGCTTCACTGCCAATACAAACATAATCGCCGATATACAGTTGGTCAACATCCCATGAAAGCAGCCAATCACGACTTTGCTCGTCCCCTTGTAAATAACGTACAACGGAATTTTCAAAACCGTCATCCCAACAATCACTATAATAACTATGGTGGCCTTTAATATGGATATTGGGGTTTTGCACAACTTCATGTAATAACTGGTATTTTGACCAATGTTTCTCACTCATGGTAATAAACCTATTTAATTTGTTTATGATTACCATAGAACGCTTTCTATGGTGATGTATTCGCGCTCAAAATACATCACACTTAGCCACTCGAGGCTGCTTTAATAAAGGACTTGCCATCTTATTCTCTTAAAGTCATTTTCAACACTGCTTATCAATAATATCATAAAAAGTTACACAACCAAAAATTCCATTAATTTTAATAGGTTAGTTATTTTTAGTTTCAGACTAACTTCAGCAAATAAGGCTTATCATTTTAATTTGCTTTATATAAATTAACTTTAAAATAATTATCAACCACAAACAAATAAAAAGGGACTTAATGAGTAAATATACCACTATTCCATTTCAAGTTATCAATAAAACTCCTGTTGATTTTACAAATTATTATTCAACTTTAAATAGCAACTCACTTTTTGATAATCTCAATTTTCTCATCGATGAAAAAAAACAAGAAATGGATTTAAATATAGAAAATATATTTAAACCAAATAAATTAAAAGAATTTATTGATATTATACCTCTTAGCTTACTGACTCCCCCCCATAATGCTAATACGCATTTTTTTAATCAAAATAAATTTATTAACCCCTTAACTCATCAAGAAGTCAGTGATACATCCGGCGATTTAAAAGGGGTCGTCTATTTTGCTCAAAATTCAATTATCCCTGCAATAAATAGAATTGAAGGAGATAGACAATCAACTTTAGTCCCTCATCGAAAAACGTTAGTTATGTTTAAACCGCAACACGCTATTTCATCAAAAGAGAATGTTTATGTGAAAGTTATCGACCCACAAGGCAATGAAATACATACACAAAAACTATTACCACCATCAATGCTCCCGAAAGTATCCTATCGCAATGTGTATAAAACAAATTTAGAAGCAACTCAATTTCACAATCCAGGATCTTTTGATGTTGAAATCGACAATGCTGAGCAATTAACTCAAATACTTACAAACCCCAATTATTTTAATAAACTGGTAGAACAACAGAATATTATTAAAATTGACTTTAACAATATCATTTTAAATGATTGGGTTAAACCCCTTCACATTAACTCAGACCCTAAATATCAAGGGAAAAACATTGTATTACAAAACCATACTAATTCTGATATATCAATTAGATACAGCAACAAAAATTATACACTGAAACAGCAAGATACTGTTCAGTTTATCTGTGATGTAAATGGAAGATGGCTAACTGAATCTGATACAAAACAGCTAAAAAAACGCGCTGCTGAAAAAAGTGCCCCTAATAAACTTGATTATAAATCAACGGATATATCAATAAGCAACTTCAATGAAAACTTTAAATATGATGAAGTCATAAATGAAAAAGAAAACTTAATCAAAATGAAACATAGTACTCAGTTTATGAAGGATTTATTAGCGCATAACCAACGGGAGATCAGAGTTGATATTGATGATAATAACTGGGTTGACTCAATAAAACTCC of the Providencia rettgeri genome contains:
- the hisF gene encoding imidazole glycerol phosphate synthase subunit HisF — translated: MLAKRIIPCLDVRDGQVVKGVQFRNHEIIGDIVPLAQRYAQEGADELVFYDITASSDGRVVDKSWVAKVAEVIDIPFCVAGGIKSVEDASQILSFGADKISINSPALSDPTLITRLADRFGVQCIVVGIDTWFDESTNEYQVYQFTGDEKRTTQTRWRTLDWVKEVQQRGAGEIVLNMMNQDGVRQGYDLVQLRKVREICQVPLIASGGAGEKVHFLDAFADAGVDGALAASVFHKQIINIGDLKQYLAENGVQIRVC
- the hisIE gene encoding bifunctional phosphoribosyl-AMP cyclohydrolase/phosphoribosyl-ATP diphosphatase HisIE, which codes for MLTSEQCSQLAWQKVDNLMPVIVQHAVSGDVLMLGYMNPEALQVTLDSRKVTFYSRTKQRLWTKGETSNHFLNLVDIYPDCDSDTLLALALPDGPTCHNGTQSCFAPAQSDWGFLFELETLLKERKTASPESSYTARLYASGTKRIAQKVGEEGVETALAATVNDRAELTNEAADLMYHLMVLLQDQDLDLSAIIKRLKERHQ
- a CDS encoding YbaK/prolyl-tRNA synthetase associated domain-containing protein, encoding MWFLKEKTVSENVIFRQLTELLDNNGAKYRVMEHASAGKSEEVAKIRGTQLGQGAKGLVCHVKGNGVRQHVLAILPADKQADLSKIALAIGGTRASLASPKEVDELTQCVFGAIPPFSFHPNLKLIADPLLFKRFEELAFNAGTLERSIILNTEDYQRIAAPTLVEFIRTEES
- a CDS encoding CatB-related O-acetyltransferase — its product is MSEKHWSKYQLLHEVVQNPNIHIKGHHSYYSDCWDDGFENSVVRYLQGDEQSRDWLLSWDVDQLYIGDYVCIGSEAVILMGGNHTHRIDWFCLYPFLEYIEEAYVGKGDTVIGDGAWIGMRAFIMPGVKIGEGAVVAANSMVVKDVEPYCIVGGNPAKPISYRFSPDIISELLALKIYEWPEQKFNALKRLICGSDFVALKKASQEYDRRLIS